Proteins from one Roseofilum reptotaenium CS-1145 genomic window:
- the cysC gene encoding adenylyl-sulfate kinase: MNHRGVTIWFTGLSGAGKTTITQALEKKLRAADVKLEVLDGDIVRTNLTKGLGFSKEDRDENIRRIGFVSHLLTRNGVIVLVSAISPYRAIREEVRQRIGDFVEVFVNAPLAICEERDVKGLYKRARAGEIKQFTGISDPYEPPENPEIECRTDLEELSESVDKVWNRLVEMGYLS, translated from the coding sequence ATGAATCACCGTGGTGTTACAATCTGGTTTACTGGTCTCAGTGGCGCTGGTAAAACCACTATTACCCAAGCCCTAGAAAAAAAACTACGCGCTGCTGACGTTAAATTAGAAGTCCTAGATGGGGATATTGTTCGTACAAACCTCACCAAAGGATTAGGCTTTAGCAAAGAAGACCGAGATGAAAATATCCGCCGTATTGGGTTTGTTTCCCATCTATTAACCCGAAATGGGGTGATTGTTTTAGTTTCTGCTATTTCTCCCTATCGAGCTATTCGAGAAGAAGTGCGTCAGAGAATTGGCGATTTCGTGGAAGTGTTTGTTAATGCTCCCTTAGCTATTTGTGAAGAACGGGATGTGAAAGGATTGTACAAACGCGCCAGAGCTGGGGAAATTAAACAATTCACCGGTATTTCTGACCCCTATGAACCCCCAGAAAACCCAGAAATTGAATGCCGCACGGATCTCGAAGAGTTATCTGAAAGTGTGGATAAAGTTTGGAATAGACTGGTAGAAATGGGTTATCTCAGCTAA
- a CDS encoding Uma2 family endonuclease produces the protein MQVQVQQIRVAPGQQLLMTDISWSMYEQLLEELGEKRSSRINYSQGFLEIMVPLPEHEDNKVMISDFIKVLLEELDLEFRSLGSTTFKSTSMQQGVEADDCFYIEHEADIRGKKRIDVTVDPPPDLAIEIDITSRTPLNNYVNLGVRELWRFNGKRLEISVLQGGKYVQVQQSFHFPDFAVGQVIPEYLERSKIEGRNRVIKEFRAWVRKQTVYRE, from the coding sequence ATGCAAGTTCAAGTTCAACAAATTCGGGTTGCTCCTGGACAACAACTACTAATGACCGATATTAGTTGGTCAATGTACGAACAATTGCTAGAAGAATTGGGAGAAAAACGCAGTTCGCGAATTAATTACAGTCAGGGATTTTTAGAAATTATGGTTCCGTTACCCGAACATGAAGATAATAAAGTCATGATTTCTGATTTTATTAAAGTTCTTCTAGAAGAACTTGATTTAGAATTTAGGAGTTTGGGATCAACCACCTTCAAAAGCACCTCCATGCAACAAGGAGTAGAAGCAGATGATTGTTTCTACATCGAACATGAAGCCGATATTCGCGGAAAAAAGCGGATAGATGTAACCGTTGATCCGCCTCCAGATTTGGCCATTGAAATTGATATAACGTCCCGGACTCCCTTAAATAATTATGTCAATTTAGGGGTGCGTGAACTCTGGAGATTTAATGGGAAACGGTTAGAAATTAGTGTTTTGCAAGGGGGGAAATATGTTCAAGTTCAGCAGAGTTTTCATTTCCCTGATTTTGCGGTTGGGCAAGTGATTCCTGAATATCTGGAACGCAGTAAGATAGAGGGACGTAATCGAGTGATAAAAGAATTTCGTGCTTGGGTTAGAAAGCAGACAGTTTATAGGGAATAG
- the malQ gene encoding 4-alpha-glucanotransferase has product MAFERASGILLHPTSLPSSFGIGDLGENAYRFIDFLARSGQKIWQILPLGPTGYEHSPYTMNYSAFAGNPLMISLEQLATEGLLNSEELIPLNGEDILPNRVNFDRVIPHKYGFLKQAYETFKEQLAEEENPALTNFTQFCQEQASWLDDYVLFMSLMEENGGQAWNHWERSLARREPQSLARKKETLVDSILYHQFLQFKFFEQWRNLRQYTNEKGIQIIGDVSIYVCHNSADVWANPEIFKLDPQTLEPAWMAGVPPDYFSATGQLWGNPVYDWNKLQETNYAWWIERFRATLQYVDVVRIDHFRGFEAYWQVPAGEETAMNGEWVKAPGFEFFQTLGEELGSLPVLAEDLGIITPEVEELRDHFNFPGMKILLFAFGGGSDNAYLPHNYPQNSICYTGTHDNDTAVGWWEKASQKEKQHLAEYLGYSSPEEITEISWLLIRIALSAVAVWAILPLQDLFSLDNQGRMNDPSVSAGNWRWRYADPGMLSQELGDRLLHLTQSYGR; this is encoded by the coding sequence ATGGCTTTTGAACGCGCAAGTGGCATCTTATTACACCCAACATCCTTGCCCAGTTCCTTTGGAATTGGCGATTTAGGAGAGAATGCTTACCGATTTATTGATTTTCTCGCTCGGAGTGGGCAAAAAATATGGCAAATTTTACCCCTAGGACCAACGGGTTATGAACATTCTCCTTACACGATGAATTACAGTGCTTTTGCCGGTAATCCCTTGATGATTAGCTTAGAGCAATTAGCCACAGAGGGATTATTAAATTCTGAGGAATTAATCCCTCTCAATGGAGAAGATATCCTCCCCAACCGAGTGAATTTTGATCGGGTGATTCCCCACAAATATGGGTTCCTCAAACAGGCCTATGAAACCTTTAAGGAACAGTTAGCAGAAGAGGAAAATCCTGCCTTGACTAACTTTACTCAATTTTGTCAGGAACAGGCCAGTTGGTTAGATGATTATGTGTTATTTATGTCCCTGATGGAGGAGAATGGGGGACAAGCTTGGAATCATTGGGAAAGATCGCTCGCTCGTCGCGAACCCCAGAGCCTAGCTCGTAAAAAAGAAACCCTTGTTGATTCCATCCTATACCATCAATTTCTGCAATTCAAGTTTTTTGAACAGTGGCGAAACCTGCGCCAGTACACCAACGAAAAAGGCATTCAAATTATCGGTGATGTTTCGATTTATGTTTGCCACAACAGCGCCGATGTCTGGGCAAATCCCGAAATTTTCAAGTTAGATCCCCAAACCTTGGAACCGGCATGGATGGCAGGCGTACCTCCGGATTATTTTAGTGCGACAGGGCAATTGTGGGGGAATCCAGTTTATGATTGGAATAAATTGCAAGAAACGAATTATGCTTGGTGGATTGAACGCTTCCGAGCCACGCTGCAATATGTAGATGTCGTCAGAATTGACCATTTCCGAGGCTTTGAAGCCTATTGGCAAGTACCTGCGGGTGAAGAAACAGCGATGAATGGAGAATGGGTAAAGGCTCCAGGATTTGAGTTTTTCCAAACCTTGGGTGAGGAATTAGGCAGTTTACCCGTTTTAGCGGAAGATTTGGGCATTATTACGCCAGAAGTGGAAGAATTACGGGATCATTTTAACTTTCCAGGAATGAAAATTCTCCTATTTGCCTTTGGGGGGGGATCTGATAATGCTTATTTGCCCCATAATTATCCCCAAAATTCAATTTGCTATACGGGAACCCACGATAATGATACGGCAGTGGGGTGGTGGGAAAAGGCGAGCCAAAAAGAAAAACAGCATTTAGCCGAATATCTCGGTTATAGTTCCCCGGAAGAAATTACTGAGATTTCTTGGCTGTTAATCCGTATAGCCTTGAGCGCGGTAGCCGTTTGGGCAATTCTCCCCCTACAAGATTTATTCAGTTTAGATAACCAAGGACGAATGAACGATCCCAGTGTCAGTGCTGGAAATTGGCGTTGGCGCTATGCTGATCCAGGAATGTTGAGTCAGGAATTAGGCGATCGCCTGCTACACTTAACTCAATCCTATGGCCGCTAA
- the groL gene encoding chaperonin GroEL (60 kDa chaperone family; promotes refolding of misfolded polypeptides especially under stressful conditions; forms two stacked rings of heptamers to form a barrel-shaped 14mer; ends can be capped by GroES; misfolded proteins enter the barrel where they are refolded when GroES binds), with the protein MAKIVSFKEESRKALEKGVNALADAVRITLGPKGRNVLLEKQFGAPQIINDGITVAKEIELEDPLENTGAQLIREVASKTKDTAGDGTTTATVLAQAMVKEGLKNVAAGANPVALRRGIEKTIAHLVTEIQAIAKPVEGEAIAQVATVSSGNDEEVGQMIAKAMEAVTKDGVITVEESKSLLTELEVVEGMEIDRGYLSPYFITNSDQMTVEYENAKLLLTDKKISSIQDLVPVLEKMARASQPLLIIAEDIEGEALATLVVNKARGVLNAAAVKAPGFGDRRKQMLQDIAVLTGGQVISEEVGLSLDTVELDMLGTARKISIDKDSTVIVSENNTQADVEKRIAQIRRQLDETDSDYDKEKLQERIAKLAGGVAVIKVGAATETELKDRKLRIEDALNATKAAVDEGIVPGGGTTLIHLSNKVEELKGQLTAEEQIGAEIVARALAAPLRQIADNAGVEGSVIVAHVRTTEFNVGYNAATGEYVDMIAAGIIDPAKVVRSSVQNAGSIAGMVLTTEALVVEKPEPKAAAPDMGGMGGMGGMGGMGGMGGMGMM; encoded by the coding sequence ATGGCTAAAATCGTCTCATTTAAGGAAGAATCGCGCAAAGCCTTAGAAAAAGGTGTAAACGCCCTAGCGGATGCCGTCCGCATTACTCTTGGCCCTAAAGGTCGGAATGTGCTGTTAGAAAAGCAATTTGGTGCGCCCCAAATCATCAATGATGGGATCACCGTTGCTAAAGAAATTGAACTCGAAGATCCCCTAGAAAATACCGGAGCGCAACTGATCCGGGAAGTGGCTTCCAAAACCAAAGACACGGCGGGAGACGGAACTACCACTGCCACCGTTTTAGCTCAAGCCATGGTGAAGGAAGGGTTAAAAAATGTGGCTGCTGGTGCAAACCCCGTAGCGCTACGTCGGGGAATTGAAAAAACCATTGCCCACTTAGTCACAGAAATTCAAGCCATTGCCAAACCTGTAGAAGGAGAGGCGATCGCCCAAGTCGCCACCGTTTCTTCTGGCAATGACGAAGAAGTCGGGCAAATGATTGCCAAAGCGATGGAAGCGGTAACCAAAGATGGTGTCATCACCGTTGAAGAATCCAAATCCTTGCTCACCGAGCTAGAAGTGGTTGAAGGGATGGAAATCGATCGCGGTTATCTCTCTCCCTATTTCATCACCAACAGCGACCAAATGACGGTGGAATATGAGAATGCAAAACTCCTACTCACCGACAAAAAAATCAGTTCCATTCAAGACTTGGTTCCCGTTTTAGAAAAAATGGCCAGAGCCAGTCAACCCCTACTCATTATTGCCGAAGACATTGAAGGCGAAGCCCTAGCTACCCTAGTGGTGAATAAAGCTAGAGGTGTGCTGAATGCTGCTGCCGTTAAAGCCCCTGGATTTGGCGATCGCCGCAAACAAATGCTGCAAGATATCGCTGTATTAACCGGTGGTCAAGTCATTTCCGAAGAAGTTGGCTTAAGCCTCGATACCGTCGAGCTAGACATGCTCGGAACTGCTCGCAAAATCAGCATCGACAAAGACAGCACCGTCATCGTTTCCGAAAACAATACCCAAGCCGATGTCGAAAAGCGGATCGCCCAAATTCGTCGCCAACTCGACGAAACCGACTCCGACTACGATAAAGAAAAACTCCAAGAGCGGATCGCCAAACTCGCTGGTGGTGTTGCTGTAATCAAAGTTGGTGCAGCCACCGAAACCGAACTCAAAGACCGCAAACTCCGCATCGAAGACGCACTCAACGCAACCAAAGCCGCCGTTGATGAAGGCATTGTTCCCGGAGGCGGAACCACCTTAATTCACCTCTCCAACAAAGTTGAAGAACTCAAAGGACAATTAACCGCCGAAGAACAAATTGGTGCAGAGATCGTCGCTCGTGCTCTAGCTGCTCCCCTACGTCAAATCGCTGATAATGCTGGCGTTGAAGGTTCAGTTATCGTTGCCCATGTACGGACAACCGAATTTAATGTGGGTTACAATGCCGCCACGGGTGAATATGTAGACATGATTGCCGCTGGTATTATTGACCCCGCTAAAGTTGTTCGCTCTTCCGTGCAAAATGCAGGGTCTATTGCTGGAATGGTTTTAACCACTGAAGCGTTAGTGGTCGAAAAACCTGAACCCAAAGCTGCTGCTCCCGATATGGGCGGCATGGGCGGCATGGGTGGCATGGGCGGCATGGGTGGCATGGGCGGCATGGGTATGATGTAA